The following coding sequences are from one Phenylobacterium glaciei window:
- the xseA gene encoding exodeoxyribonuclease VII large subunit yields the protein MTDVLAESSDSNAQPYSVSELAFALKRTLEDAYGFVRLRAELSKVTHHGNGHVYLTLKDERAAIDGVVWKGSVKNLSVRPEQGLEVIVTGKITTYPAGSRYQIVIETMEAAGVGALLAQLERLKAKLQAEGLFETSRKQPLPAMPMVVGVITSPTGAVIRDILHRIRDRWPCRVIVWPVVVQGDAAAAQVSNAIQRFNALTPGGPVPRPDVLIVARGGGSVEDLWAFNDEGLARVVAAGTIPLISAVGHETDTTLIDFVSDRRAPTPTAAAEVATPVLAELRAAIGDLTSRLHRQGGRIVEDRRQRVANADRALARVPDLVEMAAQRFNLAASRLAAALNRNITVHDSQLIRTASRLTSGLLQRPQQVRTERLAGVSSRLSAGLTRNIAVHRTELTRLTARLVPALLRRPQEQQAQALSRTAVRLQPALARTLERMTERLAYQAKLLTPLDPKAPPRRGFAKVIRADGSLALDGASLRSGEGVSLVFADITREATIDGTPAAAPEPPPAPARPVRATKPPSTSSAQGDLF from the coding sequence ATGACCGATGTCCTGGCAGAGTCGTCCGACTCCAACGCCCAGCCCTACTCCGTCTCGGAACTTGCGTTCGCGCTCAAGCGCACGCTTGAGGACGCCTACGGCTTCGTCCGTCTGCGCGCCGAGCTTTCCAAGGTCACCCACCACGGCAACGGCCACGTCTATCTGACGCTGAAGGACGAGCGCGCCGCCATCGACGGGGTGGTGTGGAAGGGCTCGGTGAAGAACCTGTCGGTCCGGCCCGAGCAGGGGCTGGAGGTGATCGTCACCGGCAAGATCACCACCTACCCCGCCGGCTCCCGGTATCAGATCGTCATCGAGACCATGGAGGCCGCCGGGGTCGGCGCCCTGCTGGCCCAGCTGGAGCGGCTGAAGGCCAAACTGCAGGCCGAGGGTCTGTTCGAGACCTCGCGCAAACAGCCCCTGCCCGCCATGCCGATGGTGGTGGGGGTGATCACCAGCCCGACCGGTGCGGTGATCCGCGACATCCTGCACCGTATACGCGACCGCTGGCCCTGCCGGGTGATCGTCTGGCCGGTGGTGGTCCAGGGCGACGCCGCCGCGGCCCAGGTCAGCAACGCCATTCAGCGGTTCAACGCCCTGACCCCAGGCGGCCCCGTGCCGCGCCCCGACGTGCTGATCGTGGCGCGCGGCGGCGGTTCGGTGGAGGACCTCTGGGCCTTCAACGACGAGGGGCTGGCCCGCGTGGTGGCCGCCGGAACCATTCCGTTGATCTCGGCGGTGGGCCACGAGACCGATACCACCCTGATCGACTTCGTCTCCGACCGCCGTGCGCCGACCCCGACCGCCGCCGCCGAGGTCGCCACCCCTGTGCTGGCCGAGCTGCGCGCCGCCATCGGTGACCTGACCTCCCGCCTGCATCGCCAGGGGGGCCGGATCGTCGAGGATCGCCGACAGCGGGTGGCCAACGCCGACCGGGCGCTGGCCCGAGTGCCCGACCTGGTGGAGATGGCCGCCCAGCGCTTCAACCTGGCCGCCAGCCGCCTGGCCGCCGCGCTGAACCGCAACATCACCGTCCATGACAGCCAGCTGATCCGAACCGCCTCGCGCCTGACGTCTGGCCTGCTGCAACGCCCGCAGCAGGTGCGCACCGAGCGGCTGGCCGGGGTGTCGTCGCGGCTGTCGGCGGGGCTCACGCGCAACATCGCCGTCCACCGCACAGAGCTGACCCGCCTCACCGCCCGCTTGGTCCCGGCCCTGCTGCGACGGCCGCAGGAACAGCAGGCGCAGGCGCTCTCCCGCACCGCGGTTCGCCTACAGCCGGCCCTGGCGCGGACCCTGGAGCGGATGACCGAGCGGCTGGCCTATCAGGCCAAGCTGCTCACGCCTTTGGACCCCAAGGCGCCACCCCGGCGCGGCTTCGCCAAGGTGATCCGCGCTGACGGGTCGCTGGCCCTGGATGGCGCGTCCCTGCGCAGTGGCGAGGGCGTGTCCCTGGTCTTCGCCGACATCACCCGCGAGGCCACCATCGACGGGACGCCGGCAGCCGCGCCTGAACCCCCGCCGGCGCCCGCGCGTCCGGTCCGCGCGACCAAGCCGCCCTCGACATCTTCC
- a CDS encoding GcrA family cell cycle regulator produces MGWTDERVENLKKLWQDGLSASQIAKQLGGVTRNAVIGKVHRLGLSGRATPSKPARPVFKAPRPQRAVAQPAAPRRIAEPLVAQAPVPAPVRYIDEAPGSATVLTLGAHMCKWPIGDPSTDGFTFCGRRQDDGPYCAEHARVAYQPAQAKKRSGPNELARSLRRYI; encoded by the coding sequence ATGGGTTGGACGGACGAACGCGTCGAAAATCTCAAGAAGCTCTGGCAGGACGGCCTGTCCGCCAGCCAGATCGCCAAGCAGCTTGGCGGCGTCACCCGCAACGCGGTGATCGGCAAGGTTCACCGGCTAGGCCTGTCGGGCCGCGCCACCCCCTCCAAGCCGGCCCGTCCGGTCTTCAAGGCGCCGCGTCCGCAACGCGCCGTGGCCCAGCCGGCCGCGCCGCGCCGCATCGCCGAGCCCCTGGTGGCCCAGGCCCCCGTGCCCGCCCCCGTTCGCTACATCGATGAAGCCCCCGGCTCGGCCACCGTGCTGACCCTCGGCGCCCACATGTGCAAGTGGCCGATCGGCGATCCCTCGACGGACGGCTTCACCTTCTGCGGCCGCCGCCAGGATGACGGCCCCTATTGCGCCGAACACGCCCGGGTCGCCTATCAGCCGGCCCAGGCCAAGAAGCGCTCGGGCCCCAACGAACTGGCCCGTTCGCTGCGCCGTTACATCTAG
- a CDS encoding ABC transporter permease, whose amino-acid sequence MKDMPASAAVMPPQPRDYHGVNWAGLKTLYLREIRRFWKVGMQTLAAPVVTALLYMMVFVVAAQGARVPVHGVAFATFVAPGLIMMQILNNAFANSSSSLLQAKMNGLTGDFLTPPLTPLEHVAGFALGAATRGIVVGAVTWVAVLPFAHLPISHLWAILYFGAGASMILGLLGIMAGLWSEKFDHMSAVTNFVIMPMTFLSGTFYLVERLPEPFRSASHYNPFFYLIDGFRYGFIGHAEGSLIAGMGMTAGLVIAFTCICLWMFETGYKLKT is encoded by the coding sequence ATGAAGGATATGCCCGCTTCCGCCGCCGTCATGCCGCCCCAGCCCCGCGACTATCACGGGGTCAACTGGGCCGGCCTCAAGACCCTCTATCTCCGCGAGATCCGCCGGTTCTGGAAGGTGGGGATGCAGACCCTGGCCGCTCCGGTGGTCACGGCCCTGCTCTACATGATGGTCTTCGTGGTGGCCGCCCAGGGCGCCCGCGTCCCGGTCCACGGCGTGGCCTTCGCCACCTTCGTGGCGCCCGGGCTGATCATGATGCAGATCCTCAACAACGCCTTCGCCAACTCGTCCTCGAGCCTATTGCAGGCCAAGATGAACGGCCTGACCGGCGACTTCCTCACCCCGCCCCTGACGCCGCTGGAGCATGTGGCCGGTTTCGCGCTGGGCGCCGCCACCCGCGGCATCGTGGTGGGCGCGGTGACCTGGGTCGCCGTCCTGCCCTTCGCCCACCTGCCGATCAGCCACCTCTGGGCGATCCTCTATTTCGGGGCCGGCGCCTCGATGATCCTGGGCCTGCTGGGGATCATGGCCGGTCTTTGGTCGGAGAAGTTCGACCACATGTCGGCGGTGACCAACTTCGTCATCATGCCCATGACCTTCCTGTCGGGCACCTTCTACCTGGTGGAGCGCCTGCCCGAGCCGTTCCGCTCTGCCAGCCACTACAATCCGTTCTTCTATCTGATCGACGGGTTCCGCTACGGCTTCATCGGCCACGCCGAAGGCTCGCTGATCGCCGGCATGGGCATGACCGCCGGCCTGGTGATCGCCTTCACCTGCATCTGCCTCTGGATGTTCGAGACGGGCTACAAGCTGAAGACCTGA